The nucleotide window CCATTTCTACCTGGGGCCGGCGCCCGGGAAGCCGCTTAAAAACTTGCAAAAAATTGGCAGCACTAAATTCGGCGATCTTTTTCGCCACAAGCTCAACCGCATCAAAGCGGCGCCAATCTCTGCCTGCCCCCGGCGCCGGTACTACCGCATCAGGCAAAGCCAGTTCCAAGCTCCGGGCCAGGGCGAAGAGCTCCCCGGCCATATCAAGCGCTGTCTCCCGGTCCCGGCCCGCCTTCACCGCCAGCACTGCCTGACGCCAGGGCCCCTTATAGGCAGCCAGGGCCAAAACCGACTGGTAACGATGCTCCAGGGGCACACAACGATGAGGGGTAGAGCTGCGCCCACAGCGATAGCAACCCCGCCCGCCATGAAATTGCACGGCTTCCAGGCATCCGGAACATAAACCAAGCCGGCTGCGCTTACCCTGGCCACAGGCCAGGCAAAGGGGTGGAAACAAAGCGTCCAATAACGGCCTGAACATAGCAACCTCCCAAAAAAACCAGGGTGCGTGTCCGCCCTGGTTGATACTACTATTTTCTTCATTTATACTCCTTTTCCTGCCCAAACCCTGCCTTTTCTTGATCCCTACAGATCCGTCATCACACCTAAATCTAAAGTTTTTTAAATTATGGCTTGTAAATATGAATTTTAGGTGATATATTTACCCTAGACTTGAGCTTTTGGAAGTCACATATTAAATATGTTAAGGGAGTGGCCCTGGATGGCAACGAAATTATTTAACCGCAATTTTACTCTACTCTGGCTGGGACAGTCTGTCTCCCAGTTGGGAAATGGCGCCGGGTTTATCGCCGTTATGTGGTGGATTCAGACCACCACCGGCTCTGCAATGGCCCTGGGAACCCTGGCGATGATTCAGTCTCTGATTGGCGTCGGCCTCGGTCCCTTTGCCGGAACTTTGGTCGATCGCGCCAACCGCAAACATATAATTGTACTCAGCGACCTGGTCCGGGGCCTGCTCAGTTTGCTGCTGGCCTGGCTGGTCTTTACTGACGGCCTTACCCTGCCCGCGCTCTTCCTGGTGAAAGGTATTACCGCCGTCTGCGCCCACTTCTTTTATCCGGCTATCGGCGCTTCCATCCCCCTGTTGGTTCCCGATAAGGAACTGGAGCGGGCAAACTCCCTGAATCAAATCACCATCAACCTGGTGAATATAATCGGATTTGGCGCCGGCGGCATTTTGGTGGCCCTGACCGGCGTGCCCGCCCTGCTCCTAATCAACGGCCTTGCCTTTATTGTCTCGGCCATCTCAGAAATGTTCATCCATATTCCAACTGTGAATAAGACCAAACCCGTAGGCGGGGCCAGGGCTTTCCTGGGTGAGATTGTCACCGGCATCCAGTATATCCGGGGCAACCAGGTTCTGTTCAAAATTCTTCAGGTGGCGATGATTCTCAACTTTTTCTTTGCCCCCTACTTTGTCCTCCTGCCCCTCTTTGTCAGCGATCACCTGGGCGCCGGCAGCGATGTCTACGGTTACCTGCTCAGCGCTCAGATGCTGGGTGCGCTGACGGCCACTTTGATCATCTCCCTGAGCCAGGTTGTCAAGCGCAACCTTTGGCTGGTGAAATGGGGCTTAGTGATACAGGCGGCGACAATGCTGGTCTTGCCCTTCCTGCCCCGGGAGCTTTGGCTCATTCACACCGGACTCTTCGCAGTAGGCGGCCTCTTCAACGCCTTTGTCAATATCTTCTTTGGCGCCCTGGTTCAACGCACTTCCGACCCCAAACATCTGGGCAAAGTCTTCGGGGTCATGAGCACCATGACCGGCGGCCTTCAGCCCCTTTCCCAGGGCTTATCGGGAGCACTGGCCGACTTCATCAAAGTGCCTGTAATTTACACAGTCTGCAGCATCGCCAACGGCGCCAGCGGTGTGATGTTTACTCAGATCCGTGGCATCGACCGCTTCCTTGCGGGGGAGAAACAACCCCAAGAGCAACCTGTGGCCGCCAAAACTGCCACTGCCAATGCTTGACACACTCTAAGTCAAGTATGCACCCTGCCCCAATCAACCATATGGAGGGATATCATGAACCTGGAATTGTTCTTGCTTTCCATCCTGCTTTTTCACCAGACCATAGGCATAATCGGCCTCAGGGGCTATGTGGACAGACCGGAGCTCATCAGCCCCGATACCATCGGCTATGCATTATTTGTCACCTTGTTTGTGCTCTATACTATTGGTCTGCCCGCGAGCCGCCTGATACTGACACTGTTGCTCGGCCTGGTCTTGGTTGGGTTCTGGCATTTCCATTGGAAGCTGTATCTTTTCGGGGCCAGCGAGAAAAAGATCACCGGCTACAACCGGTACTTTAGCGGCACCCACCGGATTCTACCGGCGTCAGAAGCCCGGGTAGTTCCTGACACTTACCATATCGTTCATACCCTCATAATCGCCGTTAACCTTATAGTCCTGACAGTAACTAGTT belongs to Bacillota bacterium and includes:
- a CDS encoding ComF family protein, whose product is MFRPLLDALFPPLCLACGQGKRSRLGLCSGCLEAVQFHGGRGCYRCGRSSTPHRCVPLEHRYQSVLALAAYKGPWRQAVLAVKAGRDRETALDMAGELFALARSLELALPDAVVPAPGAGRDWRRFDAVELVAKKIAEFSAANFLQVFKRLPGRRPQVEMGRDDRLRGLEKFIRYTGGEVLKNKDVWLIDDVFTTGGTAAACTDKLLAAGVKSVSVLVLGN
- a CDS encoding MFS transporter, which codes for MLREWPWMATKLFNRNFTLLWLGQSVSQLGNGAGFIAVMWWIQTTTGSAMALGTLAMIQSLIGVGLGPFAGTLVDRANRKHIIVLSDLVRGLLSLLLAWLVFTDGLTLPALFLVKGITAVCAHFFYPAIGASIPLLVPDKELERANSLNQITINLVNIIGFGAGGILVALTGVPALLLINGLAFIVSAISEMFIHIPTVNKTKPVGGARAFLGEIVTGIQYIRGNQVLFKILQVAMILNFFFAPYFVLLPLFVSDHLGAGSDVYGYLLSAQMLGALTATLIISLSQVVKRNLWLVKWGLVIQAATMLVLPFLPRELWLIHTGLFAVGGLFNAFVNIFFGALVQRTSDPKHLGKVFGVMSTMTGGLQPLSQGLSGALADFIKVPVIYTVCSIANGASGVMFTQIRGIDRFLAGEKQPQEQPVAAKTATANA